One Patescibacteria group bacterium genomic region harbors:
- the mfd gene encoding transcription-repair coupling factor, with product MDPILSALAQKFSSLEAYKSLISRSRKDKVYITGLTNLGKLFLLSRTLTDCPKKVIYIVKNESDQIAIERGLQQLTDRPVYGYPDLKSEQINRQQYIHNFQNRTLTAHALKNGEPGLFIFSVQALIEPLTNPAQILTLEINQNKNPEEILAALIAAGYDRQQKVFQAGEIAMRGGILDIYPVNFASPVRLEFSGDTITSIVDFDPVNNKTGSARTEITVSSLKNEKMSNYLLDVIEAHSTDYILVFDQADELFQLLYELYQSNDSQRDNGILTTISKQLEGLAAWHLVNIAADEKNSVRFDLTEAPLFANDLNRLIHEVTKYTDEGWQIILTTNKEAQILPALTDNDIKFDREISDQSVIITPALHVDGFMSPSLKTILLTDKEIFSPIVEKSATTKPTPKKRQLAFLAQIEKGDYVVHVDYGIGKLIDISTMTVNGVAREYLIIKYAGADKIYAPMDQIDKISKYISPAGEKPTLSKLNSQSWKRLVSQIRKESQEFAKELLDLYAKRALKEGISFDSPEFWEKALSDSFSYQETPDQEQVIQEILGDMEQSKPMDRLLVADVGFGKTEVAIRAAFKAVTSGFQVAFLAPTTILVEQHLKTFTERLAPFGVNIAALSRFRSQTEQKRVLVGLKTREIDIVIGTHRLLSKDVKFANLGLIIVDEEQRFGVRHKEKLKMMRAEVDVLSMTATPIPRTLNLALSGIRDISTIDTPPVNRLPIQTTVAPFDMDAVKDAVLQEIKRGGQIYFVHNRVATIASMTNKLEEVLPEVRFVYAHGQMPERLLAKIMEDFSAGKYDVLVASTIIENGLDNPNVNTLIVDNSSHFGLSQLHQLRGRIGRGKVQAHAYFYYHPGKLAGKALERLRTIAGHTELGSGYQIALRDLQIRGAGGVLSKKQHGHISAIGLTMYTKLLNRAIEELKTGYKPRVDTITVDLPISAYLPATYIDNEAQRIKTYQQLALVETINELKDAAAELEVKFGKLPKEVLNLFELIDLKITALETQKVVSMLSRNEAGIRRTPEQIISVILNTVVKDSNILNAISNLNGKITEKTIKIPLSALGEHWLSSLKKVIQLLK from the coding sequence ATTCATAATTTTCAAAATCGCACCCTGACCGCCCATGCCTTAAAAAATGGCGAACCCGGTTTGTTCATCTTCTCCGTGCAGGCGCTGATCGAACCTCTGACTAATCCGGCACAGATTCTCACTCTCGAAATTAATCAAAATAAAAACCCAGAAGAAATCCTAGCTGCCCTCATTGCTGCCGGTTACGATCGCCAGCAAAAAGTTTTTCAGGCGGGAGAAATTGCCATGCGGGGTGGAATTTTAGATATTTATCCGGTTAACTTTGCTTCCCCGGTGCGCTTAGAATTTTCCGGAGATACTATCACCAGTATCGTCGATTTTGACCCAGTAAATAACAAAACTGGATCGGCCCGCACCGAAATTACCGTATCCTCATTGAAAAATGAAAAGATGAGCAATTATTTACTGGATGTGATCGAAGCTCATTCGACAGATTATATTTTAGTTTTCGATCAAGCTGACGAGTTATTCCAATTATTATATGAGCTTTACCAAAGCAATGACAGTCAACGCGACAACGGTATTTTAACCACTATCAGTAAACAACTCGAGGGTTTGGCGGCCTGGCATCTTGTTAATATAGCCGCTGACGAAAAAAACTCAGTCCGGTTTGATCTAACTGAAGCCCCCTTATTCGCCAATGATTTAAACCGACTAATTCATGAGGTAACTAAATATACCGACGAGGGTTGGCAAATTATTCTTACCACCAACAAAGAAGCTCAGATCTTACCCGCCCTAACTGATAATGATATTAAATTTGATCGCGAAATTTCTGATCAGTCGGTAATCATCACCCCGGCTTTGCATGTCGACGGATTTATGAGTCCGTCTTTAAAAACTATCTTATTGACTGATAAAGAAATTTTTTCTCCGATTGTGGAAAAATCTGCTACTACCAAACCGACACCAAAAAAACGACAGCTGGCCTTTTTAGCCCAAATTGAAAAAGGCGATTACGTAGTGCATGTCGATTATGGTATCGGTAAGCTCATTGATATCTCGACAATGACGGTAAACGGCGTCGCCCGAGAATATTTAATCATTAAATATGCGGGGGCAGATAAAATCTATGCCCCGATGGATCAGATCGATAAGATCAGTAAGTATATTTCACCGGCCGGCGAAAAACCGACTTTATCCAAACTGAATTCGCAAAGTTGGAAACGCTTAGTCAGCCAGATCCGCAAAGAATCCCAAGAGTTTGCGAAAGAACTACTAGATTTGTACGCCAAACGGGCGCTGAAAGAGGGGATTTCTTTCGACAGTCCGGAGTTTTGGGAAAAGGCTTTATCCGATTCTTTTTCTTATCAAGAAACCCCCGACCAAGAACAAGTTATCCAAGAAATTTTGGGTGATATGGAACAGTCTAAACCGATGGACCGGTTACTGGTAGCCGATGTGGGCTTTGGTAAAACGGAAGTAGCTATCCGGGCCGCCTTTAAAGCAGTTACTTCCGGATTCCAAGTGGCCTTCTTGGCTCCTACTACCATTTTAGTAGAACAGCATTTAAAAACATTTACGGAACGATTAGCGCCTTTTGGCGTTAACATTGCTGCGCTGAGCCGTTTCCGCTCACAAACTGAACAAAAACGCGTCTTAGTAGGATTAAAGACTCGCGAAATCGATATTGTGATCGGCACCCATCGGTTGCTTTCAAAAGATGTTAAATTTGCCAACCTAGGATTGATTATTGTCGACGAGGAACAGCGCTTTGGTGTCCGCCATAAAGAAAAGTTAAAAATGATGCGAGCGGAAGTGGATGTTTTAAGTATGACGGCTACCCCGATTCCGCGCACGCTTAACTTGGCCCTATCCGGCATCCGCGATATTAGTACGATCGACACTCCGCCGGTTAATCGCCTGCCTATTCAAACTACGGTGGCGCCTTTTGATATGGATGCGGTGAAGGATGCGGTTTTACAGGAAATTAAACGCGGCGGACAGATTTATTTTGTGCATAACCGCGTGGCAACCATCGCCTCAATGACTAATAAACTTGAGGAAGTTTTGCCGGAAGTGCGGTTTGTATATGCCCATGGACAAATGCCGGAACGCCTACTCGCAAAAATTATGGAAGATTTTAGCGCCGGCAAATATGATGTTTTAGTGGCCAGCACTATTATCGAAAACGGGCTAGATAATCCGAATGTAAATACATTGATCGTAGATAATTCTAGCCATTTCGGCCTATCTCAATTGCACCAGCTGCGCGGCCGGATCGGGCGCGGTAAAGTTCAGGCTCACGCCTATTTCTATTACCATCCCGGGAAGCTGGCCGGAAAGGCCCTGGAACGGCTTAGAACCATTGCAGGACACACAGAACTAGGGAGCGGGTATCAGATAGCCCTCCGGGATTTGCAGATCCGGGGAGCTGGCGGAGTGCTGTCGAAAAAACAGCATGGCCATATCAGCGCCATTGGGTTAACGATGTACACTAAACTCCTTAACCGAGCGATTGAAGAATTAAAAACCGGCTACAAACCGCGAGTAGATACCATCACAGTAGATTTGCCCATTTCGGCCTATCTCCCGGCTACCTATATCGACAATGAGGCTCAGCGGATCAAAACCTATCAACAATTGGCTTTAGTCGAAACGATCAACGAATTAAAAGACGCCGCCGCAGAGTTAGAAGTCAAATTCGGCAAACTGCCAAAAGAAGTGTTGAATCTGTTCGAATTGATCGATTTGAAAATCACGGCATTAGAAACCCAAAAAGTTGTCTCGATGTTATCGCGCAACGAAGCGGGGATTAGACGAACCCCCGAACAGATTATCAGTGTCATTTTAAATACGGTAGTGAAAGACAGCAACATTCTGAACGCTATTAGTAATTTGAATGGGAAAATAACCGAAAAAACTATCAAAATTCCTTTATCGGCTTTAGGCGAACACTGGTTATCTTCCTTAAAAAAAGTTATTCAGTTGTTAAAATAA